One window from the genome of Osmerus eperlanus chromosome 3, fOsmEpe2.1, whole genome shotgun sequence encodes:
- the LOC134017154 gene encoding toll-like receptor 13: MKQNLLTDIKMNTFFGLEKLTLLDVTENPLVHIEAGSFSHLGSLSQVSLGNLRLPPSQTMIKLNLSEIFSSSLSQLTQLNINSGVRPMQLVVGASVSSNQNLSLQLKGQTVTFEDCDGPFFESVVHLKADTEQILCGSEFIGRFFQSLETFEFRSKLSAKSIDLTQLNKMVHLRKLILTEVDLSYQTSADAIVHNLTKLEELKLLACRLNILEGSLTKDLRSLRTFFVHMRNIYNVIYSFTEPLVSLKYIKFEDFETFCSCDNAWLVPWAKTQKQIEVIINPLEAEEFDVNSLKCLSYNGMDRINFLKYSEANCSADPGFLLFLATSLGVLLFMLVVLLHNLAGHYLLPLYHITLGWLSEATRSKSRRRYNYDAFVSYSGKDERWVVEELLPNLEQRGPPFLRLCLHSRDFQLGKDIVENITESLYRSRHTLCLVSRHYLHSNWCSLEMRLATCRLQAEHRDVLILVFLEKISPRRLSVHHRLARLVKTRTYLDWPQEPGQQEAFWVKLWTKLKPPTQD; encoded by the coding sequence ATGAAACAAAACTTATTAACAGAtataaaaatgaacacatttttTGGTTTAGAAAAGTTGACACTATTAGACGTGACTGAGAATCCACTTGTCCACATCGAGGCAGGGTCATTTTCACATCTTGGCAGTCTGAGCCAAGTGTCTCTTGGAAACCTAcgcctccctccatcacagacGATGATCAAGCTGAATCTGTCAGAAATCTTCAGCAGCAGCCTTAGTCAGCTGACTCAGCTGAACATTAATTCAGGTGTGAGGCCAATGCAGCTGGTGGTTGGGGCTTCTGTTTCCTCCAATCAGAACCTGAGTCTCCAACTGAAGGGTCAGACTGTGACATTTGAGGACTGTGACGGGCCATTCTTTGAGTCTGTGGTCCATCTGAAAGCTGACACAGAGCAGATCCTTTGTGGATCAGAATTCATAGGAAGGTTCTTCCAGTCTTTGGAGACATTTGAGTTTAGGTCCAAGCTCTCAGCAAAAAGTATAGATTTGACACAATTGAATAAGATGGTTCACTTGAGGAAGCTGATTTTGACAGAGGTGGATCTTTCATATCAGACCTCCGCTGACGCTATTGTCCACAATCTGACCAAATTGGAGGAACTGAAACTTTTGGCATGTAGGTTAAACATCTTGGAGGGTAGTTTAACGAAAGACCTTAGATCTTTAAGAACATTCTTTGTGCATATGAGAAACATCTATAATGTGATCTATAGCTTCACAGAACCTCTAGTTAGTCTAAAATACATAAAGTTTGAGGATTTTGAGACTTTCTGCAGTTGTGACAATGCCTGGCTTGTTCCCTGGGCAAAGACTCAGAAACAGATTGAAGTGATTATAAATCCCTTAGAGGCAGAAGAATTTGATGTAAACAGTCTTAAATGCTTGTCATACAATGGGATGGACAGAATTAACTTCCTCAAGTACTCAGAGGCCAACTGCAGTGCAGATCCTGGCTTTCTACTGTTTCTTGCCACCAGCCTCGGGGTCCTGTTGTTCATGCTGGTGGTGCTGCTCCACAACCTGGCTGGTcactacctcctccccctctaccacaTCACCCTGGGCTGGCTGTCTGAGGCCACGCGCTCCAAAAGCAGACGGCGCTACAACTATGACGCGTTCGTGTCCTACAGCGGAAAGGACGAGCgctgggtggtggaggagctgctgcCCAACCTGGAGCAGAGAGGACCTCCTTTCCTGCGCCTCTGTCTGCACAGCAGGGACTTCCAGCTGGGGAAGGACATTGTGGAGAACATCACCGAGAGCCTCTACCGGAGCCGTCACACCCTCTGCTTGGTCAGCCGCCACTACCTCCACAGCAACTGGTGCTCCCTGGAGATGAGGCTGGCCACCTGCCGTCTGCAGGCCGAGCACAGGGACGTGCTCATCCTGGTCTTCCTGGAGAAGATCTCCCCTCGCCGGCTGTCCGTCCATCACAGGCTGGCACGGCTGGTAAAGACTAGGACCTATCTAGACTGGCCCCAGGAACCAGGTCAGCAAGAGGCCTTCTGGGTCAAACTGTGGACTAAACTGAAACCTCCAACCCAAGACTGA